One window of Alosa sapidissima isolate fAloSap1 chromosome 21, fAloSap1.pri, whole genome shotgun sequence genomic DNA carries:
- the LOC121695586 gene encoding zymogen granule membrane protein 16-like, which produces MRTLLVFSVLLAAVWADPSGFSFSPAVGSGSGTSYTLSGEGRITAVRLWDSGSYIIGLRVRYGFAWSQLAGNTGGIEQEFELFDGEFIVQVSGKFSTYIQSLLIVTNRGRSIIAGQPSGTTFNMYPAHPMAELRFLSGRYNGAGITSIATHWAILPNMAVNGTSD; this is translated from the exons ATGCGGACTCTACTTGTCTTCAGTGTTCTCCTGGCTGCTGTCTGGGCTGATc CCTCAGGCTTCTCATTTTCTCCAGCTGTGGGCTCGGGATCTGGGACCTCTTACACCCTTTCAGGGGAGGGCCGCATCACTGCAGTCAGACTGTGGGACAGTGGATCATACATTATAGG CCTCCGGGTCCGTTATGGGTTCGCATGGTCGCAACTTGCTGGTAATACAGGCGGCATCGAACAGGAGTTTGAGCTGTTTGACGGCGAGTTCATCGTTCAAGTCTCCGGCAAGTTCTCTACCTACATCCAGTCTCTCTTGATCGTCACCAACAGGGGGCGCTCCATCATTGCTGGACAGCCATCTGGAACAACCTTCAACATGTACCCCGCCCATCCAATGGCCGAGCTCCGATTCCTGAGCGGCCGCTACAACGGGGCTGGTATCACATCTATCGCCACGCACTGGGCAATTCTTCCCAACATGGCCGTAAACGGCACTTCTGATTAA
- the LOC121695588 gene encoding zymogen granule membrane protein 16-like has protein sequence MRGLIVFSVLLAAVWAAPSTFSFSPAVGSGSGTTYTITGEGRITAVKLWENNNGHVRGIQLRYGFSWSQVAGYMGGTTQEIELFDGEFIVQISGKFSHYIQSIMIVTNRGRSLIVGQPSGTTFNMYPVHPMAELRFLSGRFHGGLTSIATHWAVLPMTMNGTSD, from the exons ATGAGGGGTCTAATTGTCTTCAGTGTTCTCCTTGCTGCTGTCTGGGCTGCTC CTTCGACCTTCTCATTTTCCCCAGCTGTGGGGTCAGGGTCAGGGACCACTTACACCATTACAGGGGAGGGCCGCATCACTGCAGTCAAACTGTGGGAGAACAACAATGGACACGTCCGTGG CATTCAACTCCGTTATGGGTTCTCATGGTCGCAGGTTGCTGGTTATATGGGCGGCACTACCCAAGAGATTGAGCTGTTCGATGGCGAGTTCATAGTTCAAATCTCCGGCAAGTTCTCTCACTACATCCAGTCTATTATGATCGTCACCAACCGGGGGCGCTCCCTCATTGTTGGACAGCCATCAGGAACTACCTTCAACATGTACCCCGTCCATCCAATGGCCGAGCTCCGATTCCTGAGCGGTCGCTTCCATGGTGGCCTTACCTCTATCGCCACGCACTGGGCAGTGCTTCCCATGACCATGAACGGCActtctgattaa